A single genomic interval of Alligator mississippiensis isolate rAllMis1 chromosome 15, rAllMis1, whole genome shotgun sequence harbors:
- the LOC132245823 gene encoding zinc finger protein 708-like — protein MQPTGAPQEPGESWPEQPRACHADRPLEESGDVETLGPRDNPPDVPREDAPPPREPGACTLSRAEQQPPEAGPGNLELQRTSPGRLEERSSLTPEPGQVQRGQGRPPKQEESWEVREVFEDVAVYFTRREWELLEDDDKVLYQDQMLKNFNTLVSLGYRGPAPDLICSIQQGQVELWVCDDEDCGEISRSDDLLAGGAWLLSRAEEQPPVEGPADLEPAWTSLGSLGEVGSWRPEKEQWHTSQGRPQNQQENVAVNQHIHLGKKTHRCTACWKNFICWQDLSQHQCVQHCCTKCGKRFRQLSSLSRHWCTHTREKPHQCSECGKSFTHSSGLAQHQRIHTGEMYHCSECGKSFTQFSKLARHWRIHTGEKPYQCSECGKSFSWSCRLSQHQHIHTGEKPHTCSECGKSYASSFGLAQHQRIHTGEKPHKCSECGKSFTRSFGLAQHQRIHTGEKPVRCLECGKSFTQRSHLARHRRIHTGEKPYQCSKCGKSFSRSSHLARHQLSHTGEKPHQCSECGKGFSLSSHLTQHQLSHTGEKPHQCSECGKSFTQFSSLAQHQLIHTGEKAHQCSDCGKSFIYFSYLTRHRLIHTGEKPHCCSECGKRFTRFSHLVQHQRIHTGEKPHKCSECGKSYAHSSGLAQHQRIHTGEKPHKCSQCGKSYTQSSGLAKHQCIHTGEKPYQCSECGKSFSESSQVAQHQLIHTGKKAHHCLEFGKSFTSSSRLARHRVIHMGEKPHHCSECGKSFSQSCHLAKHRLIHTKEKAH, from the exons ATGCAGCCCACAGGGGCACCGCAGGAGCCTGGTGAGTCCTGGCCGGAGCAGCCACGCGCCTGTCATGCAGACAGGCCTCTGGAAGAGTCGGGAGACGTGGAAACCTTGGGGCCTCGGGACAACCCACCTGACGTCCCCAGAGAGGatgccccgcccccccgggagcCAG gtgcttgcaccctgagcagagcagagcagcagcctcctgaggcGGGGCCTGgaaacctggagctgcagaggacttccccagggagactAGAGGAGAGGAGTTCCCTGACACCTGAGCCGGGCCaagtgcagagggggcagggcaggcctccaaagcaggaggagagctgggag gtccgggaggtgtttgaggacgtggccgtGTATTTCACGCggagggagtgggagctgctggaagatgacgacaaggtgctttaccaggaccagatgctgaagaatttcaacaccctcgtttccctgg gatatcgaggtcctgcacctgacttaatctgcagcatccagcaaggacaagtggagctctgggtctgtgatgatgaggactGTGGGGAAATCTCAAGATCTGACGACCTGCTAGCAG gaggtgcctggctgctgagcagagctgaggagcagcctcctgtggaagggcctgcagacctggagccagcATGGACTTCCCTAGGGAGTTTGGGTGAGGTTGGCTCCTGGAGACCTGAAAAGGAGCAGTGGCACACGAGTCAGGGGAGGCCACAAAACCAGCAGGAGAATGTGGCAGTGAACCAG CACATCCACCTGGGCAAGAAGACACACCGCTGCACTGCGTGCTGGAAGAACTTCATTTGCtggcaagacctgtcccagcaccagtgtgtgcagcactgctgcaccaagtgtgggaagagattcaggcagctgtccagcctgtccaggcaCTGGTGCACGCACACaagggagaaaccacatcagtgctcggagtgtgggaagagcttcactcactcctcTGGCTTGGCTcaacaccagcgtatccacacaggggagatgTATCattgctcagagtgtgggaagagcttcacccaattcTCCAAACTGGCCCGGCACtggcgcatccacacaggggagaagccatatcagtgctcagagtgtgggaagagcttcagctgGTCCTGccgcctgtcccagcaccagcacatccacacaggggagaagccacatacatgctcagagtgtgggaagagctacgCTAGTTCCTttggcctggctcagcaccagcgtatccacacaggggagaaaccacataaatgctcagagtgtgggaagagcttcactagGTCCTttggcctggctcagcaccagcgtatccacacaggggagaagccagttcggtgcttggagtgtgggaagagcttcactcagcgctcccacctggcccggcaccggcgcatccacacaggggagaagccatatcagtgctcaaagtgtgggaagagtttcagccggtcctcccacctggcccggcaccagctcagCCACAcgggggaaaagccacatcagtgctcggagtgtgggaagggcttcagcctgtcctcccacctgacccagcaccagctcagccacacgggggaaaagccacatcagtgctcagagtgtgggaagagcttcacccagttctccagcctggcccagcaccagcttattcacacaggggagaaagcacatcagtgctcagactgtgggaagagcttcatttaTTTCTCCTACCTGACCAGACATCGGCTCATCCACACGGGGGAAAAACCACATTgctgctcggagtgtgggaagagattcactcGATTCTCCCACCTGGtccagcaccagcgtatccacacaggggagaaaccacataaatgctcagagtgtgggaagagctacgCTCACtcctctggcctggctcagcaccagcgtatccacacaggggagaaaccacataaatgctcacagtgtgggaagagctacaCTCAGTCCTCTGGCCTGGCTAAGCACCAgtgtatccacacaggggagaagccatatcagtgctcagagtgcgggaagagcttcagcgAGTCCTCCCAagtggcccagcaccagcttatccacacagggAAGAAGGCACATCACTGTTTGGAGTTTGGGAAGAGCTTCACGTCCTCCTCCAGGCTGGCTCGGCACCGGGTCATCCacatgggggagaagccacatcattgctctgagtgtgggaagagcttcagccagTCCTGCCACCTGGCCAAACACCGGCTCATTCACACGAAGGAGAAGGCACATTAG